TCAGCGCGCAGCGACGCTCCTTCTGCGATGCACTCTGCCATGCGCCGTGTGTTCCCGTATGCTGATGCGTAGAGTATCGTCACCCGCTGTTCGGGTATCCTTTGCGATGACGCCCATTCCTCATAGAGGTCAAGTATCTTTCTGGCATCCTGCCTCACGATAGGCCCGTGGCTCGGGCAGATGAGTTCGATATCGAGACCTGTGACCTTCTGCACACCCTCGTGAATCTTGTCGGCGAACGGCCGCATTATCACATCGTAGTAGCGCCTCCGCTCGGATTCGTAGAGGTCGCGATCCACGAGATCATCATACATTCGCTCATCGCAGTAGTGGGCAGCAAAACCGTCGCAGGGGAAGAGCATCCGCTCTTCGGGCAGATAAGTGAACATGGTGTCCGGCCAGTGCCAGAACGGAACCGTCACGAATCTCAGCGTCTTGCTGCCCAGGCTGATTTCCTCGCCGTCCTCAACGGCACGCGAGCTGAAATCCCGATTGAGCATCTCTCGCAGCCATCTCGCCGCGATCTTTGTGGAGATCACCTCGGCCCTCGGACATAGATCGATCAGAGCGCCGAGAGAACCCGTGTGATCGGGTTCAGTGTGCTGGACGATGATGTAATCCACCTTCGCGGGATCGACTTCCGA
The sequence above is a segment of the Armatimonadota bacterium genome. Coding sequences within it:
- a CDS encoding FprA family A-type flavoprotein, which produces MKIREGIDWIGTLNPSLRRFDVIMRTEYGTTYNAYLIRDDRIAVVDANSGKLTDLFLSKLRSEVDPAKVDYIIVQHTEPDHTGSLGALIDLCPRAEVISTKIAARWLREMLNRDFSSRAVEDGEEISLGSKTLRFVTVPFWHWPDTMFTYLPEERMLFPCDGFAAHYCDERMYDDLVDRDLYESERRRYYDVIMRPFADKIHEGVQKVTGLDIELICPSHGPIVRQDARKILDLYEEWASSQRIPEQRVTILYASAYGNTRRMAECIAEGASLRAEVSLFDAATADPEEVRNAVEASKGVIAGSCTINGDALEPVWSLLGLFALVNRKGKAGAAFGSYGWSGEAVGMIEERMRSLRLKVVESGLRFCFVPTENDLAKCRAFGEEFAGGL